The window GCGAACCGTACGCCGGTCATGACGACGGCAAAAAGAGCGATGCAGGCAAGTAATCTGGGGCGCAAATGGACCTCGTTAATCAGATTGTTGGCGTTGAAAGCGGCGGCGACGCGAACGCGCGAAACCCGAATTCTTCCGCGGCAGGGCCCGGGCAATTCATCGACGGCACCTGGCTTGACATGCTGGCGAAGCATCGGCCGGACCTCACCGGCTCACGCGATGAACTGCTAGCGCTCAAGACAGACCCGGCCCTCTCTCGCGAAATGACGGCGGCATACGCCGCTGACAATGGCGGGATTCTAAAGGGTGCCGGACTTCCTGTCACGCCCGGAACGCAATACCTCGCGCATTTTGCCGGGCCTCAAGGGGCGGTCGGGATCTTGAGCGCCGACCCGTCGACACCGGCCGGCGCGGTGCTCGGCGCCAAGGTGGTCAAGGCAAATCCGTTCGTCGCCAACATGTCGGCCGGCGATCTTGCCGCCTGGGCAGACCGCAAGATGGGCGGGAAGGGTACGGCGCCCATGTCGATGGCTGGGCCGGCGGTGGCCAGCCCGAGCCCGGCCGCCGCTCCCGCCGGCGCGCAAGCATCCGCCGCGCCGGCGGCGCCGGCTCAATCGTCGCCGGCGGTGCAAATCACTGGCTCGGGATCGGCCGCGCCAGCGGTGAACCTCGCGCAGCTCACGGCAGTCCCGCAGGTTACAAATCTCTTGCCGGCACGCCCTAACGTCTACGGCCTAAAGCTCGCGCCGTTTTCGTTTAGGGGATGAGGAATGACGTTTTGGAAGTGGAGCCGTACCGCAGGGGCGAATGCGACGGCCGATAGCACTTGCCCGTTTCCAGAGGGTATGGCGCCCTCGGCGCTGAACGACGGCACGCGCGGCATGATGGCCGCTGCGGCGAAGTACCGCGACGACATGGCCGGCGCGATTATCACTACCGGGACGCAGAATGCCTACGCGGTCTCGAGCTATCAGGGCTTTGATAGCTTCGCGCACATGGACGGCGTCGCCATCGCATTCACGCCTCACGCGACGAACGGCGCAACCGTAACCCTCAACGTCGATGCCCTCGGAGCGAAGCCGCTGCGCACGTCGCCCGGGTCCGAGTTGCTTCAAGGCGTGCTCATCCAAGGGACGCCCTACGTTGCCCTCTACAACAACACGGATGGGGCGTTCTATCTTCGCGGGTTCATGGGAAACCCGTACAACATTCCGCTTGCGGCTGGCATGGACTATTGGGGCTTTTCGGCGCCGAACAGCGCATTCGCTTTTCCGATCGGGCAGGCCGTTTCTCGCACTACCTATGCG of the Bradyrhizobium quebecense genome contains:
- a CDS encoding phage tail protein, whose product is MTFWKWSRTAGANATADSTCPFPEGMAPSALNDGTRGMMAAAAKYRDDMAGAIITTGTQNAYAVSSYQGFDSFAHMDGVAIAFTPHATNGATVTLNVDALGAKPLRTSPGSELLQGVLIQGTPYVALYNNTDGAFYLRGFMGNPYNIPLAAGMDYWGFSAPNSAFAFPIGQAVSRTTYASLFSLVGTTFGGGDGSTTFNLPDKRGRASVAADAGAGRISGAGFNSVGISGVGGLESVTLTATQIPVITSVNPSAIGVNVTTNQKVVNGVNQGSAAAGGTQVTAADPGSGGALSQVAASGNLAPGAVAVTSNNTGGSSHLNVQPSIVCNYIIRII